A genome region from Sphingobacteriaceae bacterium GW460-11-11-14-LB5 includes the following:
- a CDS encoding Holliday junction branch migration DNA helicase RuvB: MNENLDPEASNLSPTDRDIERVLRPQAFEDFTGQEKVMENLKIFVQAAKLRGEALDHVLLHGPPGLGKTTLSHIIANEMATGIKVTSGPVLDKPGDLAGLLTGLDEGDILFIDEIHRLSPLVEEYLYSAMEDFKIDIMLETGPNARSVQISLNPFTLVGATTRSGLLTAPLRARFGINARLAYYDAKLLTTIVLRSSDILKTPISDEGAYEIARRSRGTPRIANALLRRTRDFAQIKGNGNIDTEIARYALNALNVDEHGLDEMDNRILVTIIDKFKGGPVGLKTIATAVGEDEGTIEEVYEPFLIQEGYIMRTSRGREVTEAAYKHLKKNYPGQTGKLF, encoded by the coding sequence ATGAATGAGAATCTGGATCCTGAAGCAAGCAACCTGAGCCCTACCGATCGCGATATTGAAAGGGTTTTAAGGCCACAGGCTTTTGAAGATTTTACGGGACAGGAAAAAGTGATGGAAAACCTGAAAATTTTTGTTCAGGCAGCAAAACTCCGAGGTGAGGCTTTAGACCATGTTCTTTTGCACGGCCCTCCGGGATTAGGCAAAACCACCCTTTCTCATATCATTGCCAATGAAATGGCGACTGGCATCAAAGTAACTTCTGGTCCGGTATTAGATAAACCCGGCGATTTAGCTGGTTTGTTAACTGGTCTGGATGAAGGTGATATCCTTTTTATTGATGAGATCCACCGTTTATCTCCTCTTGTGGAAGAGTACTTGTATTCTGCCATGGAGGATTTTAAAATCGATATTATGCTCGAGACCGGCCCGAATGCCCGTTCAGTACAGATATCGCTTAATCCTTTTACACTGGTTGGAGCCACAACCCGTTCGGGATTGTTGACTGCGCCTTTAAGGGCCCGTTTCGGAATTAACGCCCGTTTGGCTTATTATGATGCCAAATTGCTTACTACAATTGTGCTACGCTCGTCCGACATCCTAAAAACACCAATCAGTGATGAAGGTGCTTACGAAATTGCCCGCCGTAGTCGCGGCACACCCCGTATTGCCAATGCACTTTTACGCAGAACGAGAGATTTTGCACAGATTAAAGGAAACGGAAATATCGATACGGAAATAGCCCGCTATGCCTTAAATGCACTTAATGTAGATGAGCATGGTTTAGATGAAATGGATAACAGGATTCTGGTGACCATTATCGATAAATTCAAAGGCGGTCCCGTCGGTTTAAAAACCATTGCCACAGCCGTTGGAGAAGATGAAGGCACCATTGAAGAAGTTTATGAACCGTTTTTAATCCAGGAAGGCTATATTATGCGTACTTCACGCGGCCGCGAGGTGACCGAAGCCGCTTACAAACATTTAAAAAAGAATTATCCCGGGCAAACGGGGAAGTTGTTTTAA
- a CDS encoding pyridoxamine 5'-phosphate oxidase yields the protein MQVTNEFLQNLRQDYKSASLDESDVDQDPVIQFKKWFQHAVDAQLYEPNVMTLATADKAGRPDARIVLLKGVDTDGFRFFTNYLSAKGKELKRNPYAALVFFWPELERQVRIEGTVEKLDKETSEEYFNTRPVDSQIGAVASPQSQIIPNRAYLEEKVEELKAKSADKGVAKPAHWGGYIVKPTRIEFWQGRSNRLHDRINFEKVKGIWTKTRLAP from the coding sequence ATGCAAGTTACAAATGAATTTCTACAAAACCTGCGCCAAGATTACAAAAGCGCTTCGCTAGACGAATCTGACGTTGATCAAGACCCAGTTATCCAGTTTAAAAAGTGGTTTCAGCACGCAGTTGATGCCCAGTTATACGAACCCAATGTAATGACCTTAGCGACGGCCGATAAAGCTGGCAGGCCAGATGCCCGTATCGTTTTACTTAAAGGTGTTGATACAGATGGATTTAGGTTCTTTACCAATTACCTGAGTGCAAAAGGAAAAGAGCTGAAACGAAATCCATATGCGGCGTTGGTATTTTTCTGGCCAGAACTGGAAAGACAGGTTAGAATTGAAGGAACGGTAGAAAAACTGGACAAAGAAACTTCAGAGGAATATTTCAATACGAGACCTGTTGATAGTCAGATTGGCGCGGTAGCTTCTCCTCAAAGCCAGATTATTCCTAACAGGGCTTATCTGGAAGAGAAAGTTGAAGAATTAAAAGCTAAAAGTGCCGATAAAGGTGTAGCTAAACCTGCACACTGGGGTGGTTATATCGTAAAACCAACCAGAATTGAGTTTTGGCAAGGAAGAAGCAACAGGTTGCACGACAGAATAAATTTCGAAAAGGTTAAAGGAATCTGGACCAAAACCAGGTTGGCACCATAA
- a CDS encoding DNA polymerase III subunit epsilon, translated as MKLNLKRPLAFFDLEATGVNVGADRIVEIAILKAMPDGSELVKTWRVNPEMPIPLQTSLIHGIYDEDIANEPTFKTLAAEIAEFIGESDLAGYNSNKFDIPMLLEEFLRAEVDFDMSNRKFVDVQNIFHQMEQRTLKAAYKFYCQEDLINAHAAEADVIATYKVLLGQLEMYKETEFESKQGVKSIPVVNDVDALHIFTNINKPVDFAGRLVYNDNDEVCFNFGKHKGKTTAQVFSVEPSYYAWMKQGDFPLYTKKKLDEEWAKFNAKKNENRAPRPQNNTPANKPQYQQKPQPKPEKPAQPINTDMLEQLKMKFGK; from the coding sequence ATGAAATTAAATTTAAAGCGCCCTTTAGCATTTTTTGATTTAGAAGCTACTGGAGTTAATGTTGGAGCTGACAGAATCGTTGAAATAGCGATTTTAAAAGCCATGCCAGATGGTTCTGAACTTGTTAAAACCTGGCGTGTAAATCCAGAAATGCCGATCCCGTTGCAAACTTCGTTAATACATGGTATTTATGATGAAGACATTGCAAATGAGCCTACATTTAAAACTTTGGCTGCAGAAATTGCCGAGTTTATAGGAGAAAGTGATCTGGCGGGATACAATTCGAATAAATTTGATATTCCAATGCTTTTAGAAGAATTTTTAAGGGCAGAAGTTGATTTCGACATGAGCAACCGCAAATTTGTGGATGTACAGAATATATTCCACCAAATGGAGCAACGTACATTAAAAGCGGCTTATAAATTCTATTGTCAGGAAGATTTAATTAATGCACACGCTGCAGAAGCGGATGTAATTGCGACCTATAAAGTTTTACTTGGACAGTTAGAAATGTACAAGGAAACCGAGTTCGAAAGCAAACAGGGTGTAAAAAGTATTCCGGTTGTAAATGATGTAGATGCGCTGCATATCTTTACCAATATTAATAAACCTGTAGATTTTGCCGGCCGTTTGGTTTACAATGATAACGATGAGGTATGTTTTAACTTTGGAAAACACAAGGGCAAAACCACCGCTCAGGTATTCTCTGTTGAGCCTAGTTATTATGCCTGGATGAAACAAGGTGATTTCCCTTTGTACACCAAGAAGAAATTAGATGAGGAGTGGGCAAAATTTAATGCCAAGAAAAATGAGAACAGGGCTCCCAGACCTCAAAATAATACACCGGCAAACAAACCTCAATATCAGCAAAAGCCTCAACCTAAGCCAGAAAAACCTGCACAGCCGATTAATACGGATATGTTGGAGCAATTGAAAATGAAGTTCGGTAAGTAA
- a CDS encoding transcriptional regulator has translation MPIIINLDVMLAKRKMSLTELSEKVGLTIVNLSILKTGKAKGVRFDTLEAICKVLDCKPGDIIDME, from the coding sequence ATGCCAATAATTATAAATTTAGATGTGATGCTGGCCAAACGAAAAATGTCGTTAACTGAGCTCTCAGAAAAGGTAGGTTTAACGATTGTAAACCTCTCCATATTAAAAACGGGTAAGGCAAAAGGTGTGAGGTTTGATACGCTGGAAGCGATTTGTAAAGTTTTAGATTGCAAACCAGGCGATATTATTGATATGGAATAA
- a CDS encoding carbon-nitrogen hydrolase: MNIELRKLTLEDYADLKESMLQAYDSMGGSIWPKSSIAKLLNIFPEGQLCIAVDDKVVACSLAIIVEYDEYGDRHTYKLITGDYSFTTHDPNGDTLYGIEIFVHPDYRGLRLGRRLYEARKELCESLNLKSIIAGGRIPGYHQYAEQLSPRQYIDKVKAKEIYDPTLTFQISNDFHVRKVLKNYLPGDKESKEYATLIEWNNIYYQGIDASARSAMTIRLGLVQWEMRLFPNMDAFYEQVEFFVDALSGYKSDFVMFPELFNTPLLQPYNHLPEIEAMRKLAEKTEEIVQKMHEYSLSYNTNIITGSMPLIEDGKLYNATYLCHRTGKIDEYRKIHITPNEQKYYGMIGGDKVQVFDTDCGKVGILICYDVEFPELSRIYADQGMQILFVPFLTDTQNGYTRVRHCAQARAIENECYVAIAGCVGNLPKVNNMDIQFAQSAVFTPSDFAFPTNAIKAEATPNTEMVLVVDVDLHLLDELHHYGTVKVLKDRRKDLYQVKLLK, encoded by the coding sequence ATGAATATTGAATTACGTAAACTAACGCTCGAAGATTACGCCGATCTTAAAGAATCAATGCTACAGGCCTACGACAGTATGGGTGGTTCCATCTGGCCGAAATCAAGTATTGCAAAACTTTTAAATATTTTCCCCGAAGGACAGCTTTGTATCGCCGTTGATGATAAAGTGGTAGCCTGCTCACTCGCCATTATTGTAGAATACGATGAATACGGCGATCGGCACACCTATAAATTAATTACTGGTGATTATTCTTTTACTACACACGACCCTAATGGCGATACCCTGTACGGTATCGAAATTTTCGTTCACCCCGATTATCGTGGACTACGTTTAGGAAGAAGGTTATACGAGGCTAGAAAGGAACTTTGCGAAAGCCTTAACCTCAAAAGCATTATTGCCGGTGGTAGAATTCCTGGTTATCACCAATACGCAGAGCAGTTGAGTCCGAGGCAATATATAGACAAGGTAAAAGCTAAAGAAATTTACGATCCTACGCTAACTTTTCAGATTTCGAATGATTTTCACGTCAGAAAAGTATTAAAGAATTACTTACCAGGCGATAAAGAATCGAAAGAATATGCCACCTTAATCGAGTGGAATAACATTTATTACCAGGGTATTGATGCATCAGCCCGTTCGGCAATGACCATCCGTTTAGGTTTAGTACAATGGGAAATGCGTTTATTCCCCAATATGGATGCGTTTTACGAGCAGGTAGAATTTTTTGTGGATGCTTTGAGTGGTTACAAATCAGATTTTGTGATGTTCCCTGAGCTATTCAATACCCCCCTGCTGCAACCATACAATCACTTACCAGAAATTGAAGCCATGCGCAAGCTTGCTGAAAAAACGGAAGAGATTGTACAAAAAATGCATGAATATTCGTTGAGCTACAATACCAACATCATTACGGGCAGTATGCCGCTCATTGAGGATGGTAAACTTTACAATGCCACATACCTTTGTCACCGCACGGGTAAAATAGATGAGTATAGAAAAATCCACATCACACCAAACGAGCAAAAATATTATGGCATGATTGGTGGCGATAAGGTGCAGGTTTTTGATACCGATTGTGGTAAAGTCGGCATTTTGATCTGTTATGATGTAGAGTTCCCTGAATTGAGCCGCATTTATGCCGATCAGGGGATGCAGATTTTATTTGTGCCATTCCTAACCGATACCCAAAATGGTTATACACGCGTTCGCCATTGCGCGCAGGCACGGGCGATAGAAAACGAATGTTATGTAGCCATTGCAGGTTGTGTGGGCAATTTACCTAAGGTAAATAATATGGACATCCAGTTTGCCCAATCAGCAGTTTTTACGCCATCCGATTTCGCATTTCCAACCAATGCCATCAAAGCTGAAGCCACACCAAATACCGAAATGGTGTTGGTGGTCGATGTTGACTTGCATTTGTTAGACGAACTGCACCATTATGGAACGGTAAAGGTGTTAAAAGACAGACGGAAAGATCTTTATCAGGTTAAATTGTTAAAATAA
- a CDS encoding 5-(carboxyamino)imidazole ribonucleotide mutase — protein sequence MNAGNSKSPSGDLGALVGIIMGSKSDLPVMQDAADVLKEFGINYEITVVSAHRTPERMFNYAKEAQGRGLKVIIAGAGGAAHLPGMVASITTLPVIGVPVKSSNSIDGWDSILSILQMPNGIPVATVALNAAKNAGLLATQILATADESLTLKMQAYKDELRKKVEESADSLES from the coding sequence ATGAACGCTGGAAATTCAAAGTCTCCTTCAGGGGATTTAGGGGCATTGGTAGGAATTATAATGGGAAGCAAATCAGATTTACCTGTTATGCAAGATGCTGCTGATGTATTAAAAGAATTTGGAATAAACTATGAGATTACGGTTGTTTCTGCCCACAGAACGCCAGAACGTATGTTTAACTATGCTAAAGAAGCACAAGGCCGTGGCCTAAAGGTAATTATAGCCGGTGCCGGTGGTGCTGCTCACTTGCCAGGCATGGTCGCTTCTATTACTACATTACCGGTAATCGGTGTTCCGGTTAAATCATCAAATTCTATTGATGGCTGGGACAGTATTTTATCTATCTTACAAATGCCAAATGGCATTCCGGTGGCTACAGTAGCTTTAAACGCTGCTAAAAATGCTGGTTTATTGGCTACGCAGATTTTAGCTACTGCTGATGAATCTTTAACCCTTAAAATGCAGGCTTATAAAGATGAGTTAAGAAAAAAAGTTGAAGAAAGCGCAGATAGTCTGGAGTCCTAA
- a CDS encoding tRNA epoxyqueuosine(34) reductase QueG, whose product MYNNYAKYSQLIKDEALRLGFMACGISKAEFLEEEAPRLENWLNQNRHGEMKYMENYFDKRLDPRLLVDGAKSVISLSLNYYTEEKQSDPNAPKISKYAYGQDYHTVIKDKLKELTHFIEENIGEVSGRAFVDSAPVLDRAWAKKSGIGWIGKNSNLISKTDGSFFFLAELIVDLELDYDHPYQADYCGSCTRCLDACPTDAIIAPQVVDGTKCISYLTIELKNEIPNEFKDKMSNWMFGCDICQDVCPWNRFSKAHHEEAFKPAEGLLDLNAKDLTEITDDVFKRVFKGSAVKRTKFTGLKRNINFLKPE is encoded by the coding sequence GTGTACAACAATTATGCAAAATATAGCCAGCTGATCAAAGATGAAGCCCTGCGCCTGGGCTTTATGGCCTGTGGCATTTCCAAAGCTGAATTTCTGGAAGAAGAAGCACCCAGATTGGAAAACTGGCTGAACCAGAACCGGCATGGAGAAATGAAATACATGGAAAATTATTTCGATAAACGCCTCGATCCCAGATTACTGGTTGATGGTGCCAAATCGGTAATTTCCTTGTCGCTAAACTATTATACCGAAGAAAAACAGTCAGATCCTAATGCGCCGAAAATTTCTAAATATGCTTACGGACAGGATTACCATACTGTAATAAAAGATAAACTAAAAGAACTCACTCATTTTATAGAAGAAAATATTGGAGAAGTCTCCGGAAGGGCGTTTGTAGACTCTGCTCCTGTTTTAGACCGTGCCTGGGCCAAAAAATCAGGCATTGGATGGATCGGTAAAAATTCTAATCTAATCAGCAAAACCGATGGTTCTTTTTTCTTCCTTGCCGAACTGATTGTTGATCTGGAACTGGATTACGATCATCCTTATCAGGCCGACTACTGTGGAAGTTGCACCCGCTGTTTGGATGCCTGCCCCACTGATGCCATTATTGCGCCACAGGTGGTAGATGGAACGAAATGTATATCCTACCTCACCATTGAGCTCAAAAATGAGATCCCAAATGAGTTTAAAGATAAAATGAGCAACTGGATGTTTGGCTGCGATATCTGTCAGGATGTTTGCCCTTGGAACCGTTTCTCTAAAGCACACCATGAAGAAGCTTTTAAACCCGCGGAAGGATTACTGGATTTGAATGCAAAAGACCTGACCGAAATTACAGATGATGTTTTTAAAAGGGTTTTTAAGGGATCGGCAGTTAAGCGCACCAAATTTACCGGACTAAAAAGAAATATCAATTTTCTTAAACCTGAATAA
- a CDS encoding DUF3857 domain-containing protein: MNKTLAILFLLFLSLTTQAQNFNFGAITYDDYEFDRKKLDSNANAIVLKEFGTASIQRDDNTGSLELIFEHHVKIKIYNKEGFKEANIVIPTYKDETREETISELKASTFNYVDNNFVETIMDKKAIFVENRSKYTRLTKFTLPNLKEGSIIEYSYRLKSPNLFNFKTWEFQSSIPKVISEYLVYIPGIYNYNVSLRGFQKLTDQKVELNKECLRLSGVAIDCSKINYMMKNIPAFIEEDNMTAPSNFKSAIYFELSDVQNLNGGKTSYTKTWKDVDYELSSYKTLGDQMKRKDVFKDLIPEITKGSTTDLDKAKAVYHYIKKQIKWNNYYGKYSEDNIKKALENRSGNVADVNLSLIAALSAAGLDAEAVILSTRDNGTVNKLYPVMSDFNYLVAKVNIADKSYLLDATEPLLPFGLLPLRCINDQGRVINLKKPSYWIDLKASQKTTTSYILVGKMTTDGKIIGTLTTHTMGYAALGKRKDILRYNSPDEYVEKLDERLTRIKIQDHKIENLDSVENALIEKYEVEFTINDGTNKEQFYFSPFFINTISKNPFNLNERTYPVDLGAASDERIIISVTLPAQYQLLEKPKDMAIALPNAGGKYLLQTGLDGDTISVNQILQFNNAIYQPEEYLFLKEFYSKIIQNQKTEFLLKKAN, from the coding sequence ATGAATAAGACATTAGCCATACTATTCCTCCTCTTTTTATCACTAACCACTCAGGCTCAAAACTTTAACTTTGGAGCCATTACCTACGACGATTACGAATTCGACAGAAAAAAATTAGACAGTAATGCCAATGCTATTGTTTTAAAAGAATTTGGTACAGCATCTATTCAACGCGACGACAATACCGGCAGTTTAGAGTTGATTTTTGAACACCATGTAAAAATCAAAATATATAATAAAGAAGGCTTTAAGGAAGCCAATATTGTTATTCCAACCTATAAAGATGAAACCCGCGAAGAAACAATCAGCGAGTTAAAAGCTTCTACCTTTAATTATGTCGACAATAATTTTGTGGAAACGATTATGGATAAAAAGGCCATTTTCGTCGAAAACAGGTCAAAATACACCAGGCTGACCAAATTTACGCTTCCAAACCTCAAAGAAGGCTCGATCATCGAATACAGTTACAGGTTAAAATCGCCTAACTTATTTAATTTCAAAACATGGGAATTTCAAAGCAGCATTCCTAAGGTAATCAGCGAGTATTTGGTTTATATTCCGGGCATTTACAATTACAATGTTTCTTTGCGTGGTTTTCAAAAACTAACTGATCAAAAAGTTGAGCTGAACAAAGAATGTTTAAGGCTTTCGGGTGTAGCGATCGATTGTTCAAAAATCAACTACATGATGAAAAATATTCCTGCATTTATTGAGGAAGATAACATGACGGCGCCCAGTAATTTCAAATCGGCCATTTATTTTGAGCTTTCTGATGTTCAGAATTTAAATGGTGGTAAAACATCTTATACCAAAACCTGGAAAGATGTTGATTATGAGTTATCGTCTTATAAAACTCTGGGCGATCAGATGAAAAGGAAAGATGTTTTTAAAGATCTTATTCCCGAAATCACAAAAGGGAGTACAACTGATCTGGATAAAGCAAAAGCCGTTTATCATTACATCAAAAAACAAATCAAGTGGAATAATTATTATGGAAAATATTCAGAGGATAACATAAAAAAGGCACTGGAAAACAGATCAGGTAATGTAGCAGATGTGAACCTGAGCCTAATTGCGGCACTTTCTGCGGCAGGGCTAGATGCGGAGGCCGTTATCCTTTCTACCCGCGATAACGGTACTGTAAATAAGCTTTATCCGGTAATGAGCGATTTTAATTACCTGGTTGCCAAAGTAAATATTGCCGATAAAAGTTATTTATTAGACGCTACCGAACCCCTTCTACCCTTCGGTTTATTACCGCTCCGGTGCATTAACGACCAGGGAAGGGTAATTAATTTAAAAAAACCATCTTACTGGATCGATTTAAAGGCCAGTCAGAAAACCACTACCAGTTATATCCTGGTGGGAAAAATGACTACCGATGGAAAAATCATTGGCACTTTAACCACCCATACCATGGGTTATGCTGCATTGGGCAAGCGTAAAGATATTCTTCGTTACAATTCTCCGGACGAGTATGTAGAGAAACTTGATGAAAGGCTAACCAGAATTAAAATCCAGGATCATAAAATCGAGAACCTGGATAGTGTAGAAAATGCTTTGATAGAAAAGTACGAGGTCGAGTTTACCATAAACGATGGTACCAATAAAGAGCAGTTCTATTTCAGTCCGTTTTTTATTAATACCATCTCGAAAAATCCCTTTAATTTAAACGAGCGCACCTACCCTGTTGATTTGGGTGCAGCATCCGATGAGCGCATTATCATTAGCGTAACCTTACCAGCGCAATACCAATTGCTGGAGAAACCAAAAGACATGGCCATAGCTTTGCCCAATGCCGGTGGAAAATATTTATTGCAAACGGGTTTAGATGGAGACACAATTTCGGTAAACCAAATTTTGCAGTTTAACAATGCTATTTATCAGCCGGAAGAATATCTTTTCTTAAAGGAATTCTACAGTAAGATTATCCAGAACCAGAAAACAGAATTTTTATTAAAAAAAGCAAACTAA
- a CDS encoding peptidase produces the protein MKSIKIFCLLWCVAFYASAQISLPIEPVFQKAYQKETRNTNGKPGKNYWQNTSKYDLNVDFNPVSRFLKGKVQVTYTNNSPDTLKEIWFKLYPNLYKKGTPRKSKLAESDLGDGVAIEKLAANGKSITDFKIDGTNMTVNVPSVLPGKTISFSIDYSYTLNKGSHMRTGQVDEGSHFVAYFFPRIAVYDDVDGWNKFSYTGAEEFYNDFDQFNASITVPGGYGVWATGDLKNPSEVFQKDIVSRILSAEKNDAVIDVITDKDLAGKKVTQPNAYNTFKFEAKNVTDFVFALSDHYLWKSSSLVVDPKTKRRTRVDAVFNPKHKDYYEVIDFARKTVESMSYTFPKWPFPYNHETIFDGLDQMEYPMMVNDNPVDNRTDAITLTDHEIFHTMFPFYMGINETKYGWMDEGWATIGEWLISPMIDSTIVDEYGVQPTASSSGGKDDTPIMTLTPDLKGSGSFTNSYPKPGLAYLYVKDYLGDELFTKALHTYIQNWNGKHPMPYDFFNSMNEGSGKNLNWFWKAWFFDDGVTDMAIRAVDKTSGGYSVVVENKSAKAMPVDLTLTYEDGSVEKNHSTIGIWEKGDKQVKINITTTKKLTKVVMGNPHTPDKVKSDNSFSVN, from the coding sequence ATGAAATCTATAAAAATATTTTGCCTTTTATGGTGTGTGGCATTTTATGCCAGCGCACAGATATCCTTGCCTATTGAACCTGTATTTCAGAAAGCCTATCAAAAGGAGACCAGAAATACGAACGGAAAGCCTGGTAAAAACTATTGGCAAAATACTTCAAAATACGATTTGAACGTAGATTTTAATCCTGTCAGCAGGTTTTTAAAAGGTAAGGTTCAGGTAACTTATACCAATAACAGTCCTGATACACTGAAGGAAATCTGGTTTAAGCTTTATCCAAATCTGTACAAAAAGGGAACGCCAAGAAAATCAAAACTGGCAGAATCTGATCTTGGTGACGGGGTTGCGATAGAAAAACTGGCAGCGAACGGAAAATCAATTACTGATTTTAAAATAGATGGAACCAACATGACCGTTAATGTCCCGTCTGTGCTGCCTGGCAAAACCATTAGCTTTAGTATTGATTATAGCTACACTTTAAATAAAGGCTCGCATATGCGTACAGGTCAGGTAGATGAGGGCTCACATTTTGTGGCTTACTTTTTTCCGCGCATTGCGGTTTATGATGATGTAGATGGCTGGAACAAATTCTCATATACCGGAGCTGAAGAGTTTTATAACGACTTCGACCAGTTTAATGCTTCGATTACGGTGCCGGGAGGGTATGGTGTTTGGGCAACCGGCGATTTGAAAAATCCTTCAGAGGTTTTCCAGAAAGATATTGTTTCGAGAATATTATCTGCAGAAAAAAACGATGCTGTAATTGATGTAATTACGGATAAAGACTTAGCCGGTAAAAAAGTAACACAACCTAATGCTTATAACACTTTTAAGTTCGAAGCTAAAAACGTGACCGATTTTGTATTTGCTTTGAGTGATCATTATTTATGGAAATCGAGCAGTTTAGTGGTTGATCCTAAAACGAAAAGAAGAACACGTGTTGATGCTGTTTTTAACCCGAAGCACAAAGATTATTACGAAGTGATCGATTTTGCCCGTAAAACGGTAGAATCAATGAGTTATACTTTCCCGAAATGGCCTTTCCCTTATAACCATGAAACCATATTTGATGGTTTAGATCAGATGGAATATCCAATGATGGTAAATGATAATCCGGTTGACAATCGCACAGATGCTATTACCTTAACTGACCATGAAATTTTTCATACCATGTTTCCGTTTTATATGGGCATCAACGAAACCAAGTATGGCTGGATGGATGAAGGCTGGGCCACCATAGGCGAGTGGTTGATTTCTCCGATGATTGATTCTACGATTGTTGATGAATACGGCGTTCAGCCTACTGCTTCCTCTTCAGGTGGGAAAGACGATACCCCCATTATGACCTTAACGCCTGATTTAAAAGGATCAGGATCATTTACCAACTCTTATCCTAAACCTGGTTTAGCTTATTTGTATGTAAAAGATTACCTGGGCGATGAATTGTTTACCAAAGCTTTACACACCTACATCCAAAACTGGAATGGCAAACACCCAATGCCCTACGATTTTTTTAATAGCATGAATGAAGGTAGTGGTAAAAATTTAAACTGGTTTTGGAAGGCCTGGTTTTTTGATGATGGTGTTACCGATATGGCTATAAGGGCAGTGGATAAAACTTCAGGCGGATACAGCGTTGTTGTGGAGAATAAAAGTGCTAAAGCCATGCCAGTTGATTTAACCTTAACTTATGAAGATGGTTCTGTTGAAAAGAATCACAGTACAATCGGCATTTGGGAAAAAGGCGACAAACAGGTTAAAATCAATATCACAACTACTAAAAAGTTAACTAAAGTAGTGATGGGAAATCCACATACACCAGATAAGGTTAAAAGTGATAATAGCTTTTCAGTGAATTAA
- a CDS encoding 3-hydroxybutyryl-CoA dehydrogenase (converts (S)-3-hydroxybutanoyl-CoA to 3-acetoacetyl-CoA), which yields MKQIAVIGSGTMGNGIAHTFAQFNYQVNLIDINQDALDKAIQTITKNLDRQVAKGTLTADQKATTLNNITTYTSTKDGVQQADLIVEAATENVDLKLKIFRDLDDYAPAHAILASNTSSISITQIAAVTNRGDKVIGMHFMNPVPVMKLVEVIRGYATSDETTSTIMTLSQNLEKVPVEVNDYPGFVANRILMPMINEAIYTLYEGVAGVYEIDTVMKLGMAHPMGPLQLADFIGLDVCLAILKVLNDGFGNPKYAPCPLLVNMVAAGKKGVKTSEGFYKYTAGSKDLMVADKFKKS from the coding sequence ATGAAACAAATCGCAGTTATAGGATCTGGCACAATGGGAAATGGCATCGCCCACACCTTTGCGCAATTTAATTATCAAGTCAACCTGATCGACATCAATCAGGATGCATTGGATAAGGCCATACAAACCATTACCAAAAATCTAGACAGACAGGTCGCCAAAGGAACATTAACAGCAGATCAGAAAGCGACCACGCTTAATAACATTACTACCTATACTTCAACAAAGGATGGCGTACAGCAGGCTGATTTAATTGTAGAGGCTGCTACCGAAAATGTAGACTTAAAACTGAAGATTTTCAGGGATTTAGATGACTATGCTCCGGCACATGCTATTCTCGCTTCCAACACCTCCTCTATTTCCATTACCCAGATTGCAGCGGTAACCAACAGGGGCGATAAGGTAATCGGGATGCATTTCATGAACCCCGTTCCGGTAATGAAACTGGTAGAAGTAATCAGGGGTTATGCCACCAGTGATGAAACAACCAGTACCATTATGACGTTATCTCAAAATTTGGAAAAAGTTCCGGTTGAGGTAAATGATTATCCTGGTTTTGTGGCTAACCGCATTTTAATGCCGATGATTAACGAAGCCATTTATACTTTATATGAAGGCGTTGCAGGTGTTTACGAAATCGATACGGTGATGAAACTCGGAATGGCACACCCGATGGGTCCCTTACAATTAGCCGATTTTATTGGTCTGGATGTTTGTTTGGCCATCTTAAAAGTATTAAACGATGGTTTTGGTAATCCTAAATACGCACCTTGTCCGTTATTGGTAAATATGGTTGCAGCAGGTAAAAAAGGTGTTAAAACCAGCGAAGGTTTTTATAAATACACTGCGGGATCAAAAGATCTTATGGTTGCTGATAAATTTAAAAAATCCTAA